Within the Gloeobacter kilaueensis JS1 genome, the region CTCGGAGCCGGGGCGACCTTTCCGCAGCTCAACCTCGCCCTGCAAAATGCCGTTCCGTTCAAAGATGTGGGCGTCGCCACCGCCGGACGGCTCTTCTTCTCCCAACTGGGCCAGACGATCAGCGCCGCCGTCTACGGCTCGCTGTTGGTCGCCTGCTTGAGCACCGCTCTGACCGCCAACCTCGCACCCATCGCCCAGCACCTGCCTGCGGATCTGGCCATTCATCTCACGCCAGAACGGCTGCGCAACGGCGGCAGTGCCGTGACAGGCGAGCTGGCTGCCCTCAGATCCCGCCTGGCCCCACCGCGCTTCGATGCCGCCCAGCGCCGGCAGGTTACTGCCGCTGTCGAAACGGCGATCAAGCACGCCTTCGCCGAAGGGATTGCCCGCGTCTACCGGGCCGGATTGCCCCTCGCCGCTGTGGCCCTGCTCCTGGGCCTGCTGGTGCCCGAATTGCCCCTGCGGCGCAGCAACAGCCCGGACCCGTCCCAGCCACTCAGCGAATAAAATACCTCCAGCCCGCCCGTCTCACCCGTGATTGCCGAGCAGAGTACATTTCCCCGGACCCTCGCCGTCGATATCGGTGGCAGCGGCATCAAGGCATTGGTGCTCGCTGCCGACGGCTCGCCGCTCACAGAGCGGGTGCGGGAGGCCACTCCCCGGCCCGCTCCCCCCGAAGCGGTCGTTGCCATTATTCAAAAACTGAGCAAAGCCCTCGGCCCCTTCGAGCGCGTCTCAGTGGGCTTTCCGGGCGTGGTGCGCAATGGCCGTACCCTCACCGCCCACCTGCACCCCGACTGGATCGGCTTCCAGTTCGATGCCGTCCTTGCCCAAACCCTCGGCAAGCCGGTGCGGGTGGCCAACGACGCCGACGTGCAGGGGCTGGGAACGATCGCGGGCCGGGGGGTCGAACTGGTGATCACCCTCGGTACTGGCCTGGGCTCCTCACTGTTTGCCGACGGCAGACTGTTTCCGAACCTCCAGCTTGCCCACCAGCCTTTTTTAGAAGGCAAGACCTACGAGCAGCACCTGGGCAACCCTGCTCTGCAGGTGAAGGGCAAAAAGAAATGGAACCAGGCGCTTGCCCTTGCCCTCACCAACTTTGAGGCGCTCTTTGGCTTTGATGCCTGCTACATCGGCGGCGGCAACGCCCTGTACGTCAAGCTGGACCTGCCGCCCCACATTCAGATCAGCTCGAACATCAATGGCCTTTTAGGCGGCATCGCCCTCTGGCGGGATTCAGTAGACGAAGCCAGGTAAGTGAGGTTTTGGGGGTTGGAAATCAGAAGGGGAGGTCAAAGGTAGAGGTAGCGGTCTTTAAGCGATCGTAGTTTCGCAAAGAGCGCCACCGGCGAATGCTGGCCCGTACAGCGCTGCAATTCGGGACTCTGCCAGCGCAGGAACGGATTGGTCGAAAGCTCCAGGCCGATCGTCGAGGGAATCGTCGCCTCTTCCCGCCGCCGCAGGTGTTCGACCGCTGCCAGGCGTTCGGCGAGGGCGGCGTTGCCCGGTTCGACGCTATGGGCAAAGCGCAGATTGCCCAGGGTGTACTCGTGGGCGCACCAGACGCGGGTCGATTCTGGCAAACTCGCAAGCCTGGCAAGCGAATGCTGCATCTGAGCAGCTGTGCCCTCGAAGAGGCGACCGCAGCCACCGGCAAACAGGGTATCGCCACAAAAAAGATCGCCGCTGCGCTCGAAATAGTAGGCGATGTGACCCAGGGTATGGCCAGGGACGAACAGGACACGCCCCGGCTCGCCTGCAAAGTGGACAGTATCGCCATCCGCCAGCTCGACATTCTGGCCGGGGATGCGGCCCCGGTCCTGGGCTGAGCCATAAATCTGCAGCTCAGGAAAGGCTTGTAGCAGTTCATGGTTGCCGCCCACGTGATCGCCGTGGTGGTGCGTATTAAAGATGGCCACCAGGCGCAACCCCCGCCGTTCAAGGGCGCGCAGCACCGGAGCCACTTCTGCAGGATCGACGACAGCGGCGGTGCCCGTGGCGGCATCGCTCAGCAAAAAAATATAGTTGTCCTTCAATGCCCGGATTCGTTCTACCTGCATCGGTCGTTCCTGCCGGCTGCGTTAAGATCAAGTATTGATGGCCAGGAGCGTTGAACCATGTCCCAGTCCGTTCAAGAAAAGATCGATTCTTTAGTCAAAAATAACAAAGTGCTCATCTTCATGAAGGGCACCCCCCAGTTTCCGCAGTGCGGCTTCTCAGCAGCCTCTGTCCAGATTCTCTCCTCCCTCGGCTATCCGTTCGAGGCAGTCAACGTGCTCGAAGATTTCGAGATCCGCCAGGGAGTCAAAGAATACGCCAACTGGCCGACGATTCCCCAGGTTTACGTCGATGGCGAATTTATCGGCGGCTGCGACATCTTGATCGAGATGCACAATCGCGGCGAATTGAAGCCGCTCGTCGAGCAGGCTTTCGCGGGCGAAGCGGTCAAGTAGACAACTGGCGCGAGCGCCACTGCTCGGGGGTGAGGGTGGTAAGGGCGAGCGCGTGGATGCTCAGGCCCATCTCGCCCGCGAGCGCCTCGTAAACCAGTCGGTGCTGCCGCAGCATCGAAAGTCCGGCAAAGCGCTCTGAGACGACCGTCACGTCGTAGTGGCCTCCCCCGTTTGACCCGGCGTGACCGGCGTGAAAGCGGGTGCGGTCCTCGACGCTGACGCAGCTGGCAGCGAGGCGCTCTTCGAGGACTTTTTTGATCTGTTCTGCTGTGATCATCTTTGTATTCTCTCGTAGCGGCCAGGTCGCTGTCGAATGGGGCTGCATCTGCATAAGCGAAGCTACAATGGGTCTAATCTCATCTAAAGTGTCTGGGCACCTGTTTGTAGCAGGACGTTTTTTCTGTATTACATAGTGCATCCTGGCGCTGTGGCGCTATTCACACTATCGAAATTTCTGGAGGCCGGCGGAAGCTTTTCTGGAAGCATTCAGAACGGTTGCAGGCAGGCTATCCAACTATCGCTTACCCGCTCATCTACCGAGTACGGTAGGGAGGATTCTTTCCATGCATTATTCTCATCGAGGCAGCCGCGATACGCTCAAGGCGATGGGCCTGCCGAGCAAGAATCTGCGCTGGGAGCAGCAGCGGCTCTACGTCATCGATCGCTGCAACAAGGTACACGTTGCCCAGATGTTTCCGAGCCTTTATCAGGAGTGCCTGCAGGAGGCGGCGATTCTGCTCAATCGGCTTGAACTGGAGCGCAAGCGGCTCATCCACCCGGATCAGTGGGGGCCGGGGCTGAGCAGCGAGAACGCCGATTTTCCGATTCTGGTGCGCCTGCTACGTCTGGGCTTTACTCTGCAGCGGGCCTGATCGCCGGGCTTTCTGGCTCGACTGGCACAGGCTCGCTCTGCCAGATGTTCCGGCTGTACTCGCGGATGCTGCGGTCCGACGAGAAGTAGCCCATGCGCGCCGAGTTGAGGATGGACATGGTGAGCCAGCGCTCGCGGTCGCGGAAAGCCTGGCTCACCTGCTCCTGGCAATCGATGTACGCCTGGTAGTCGGCGAAGACCAGATAGTCGTCGCGGTACAGCAGCGAGTCGAGCAGGGGGCGAAACAGGTTGGTGTCGCCCCCTGAAAAACCGCCTGCGCTGATCCGATCGACCACTTCGCGCAACTCGGCGTTGCTATCGTAGTAGTCTCTTGGGTTATAGCCCCGCGCCTTGAGATCGTAGACCTGCTGGGCGGTGAGGCCAAAAAGAAAAAAGTTGTCGGGGCCCACCTTTTCGCGGATCTCGATATTCGCACCGTCGAGGGTGCCGATCGTGAGCGCGCCGTTGAGGGCAAATTTCATGTTGCTGGTGCCGCTCGCCTCCTTACCGGCGGTCGATATCTGCTCGGAGAGGTCGCAGGCGGGATAGATGCGCTGGGCGAGGGAGACGTTGTAGTTGGCAAGAAAGACTACTTTTAGATGTCGGCTGACCTGCGGGTCGCTGTTGACCACCCTCGCCACCGAGTTGATGAACTTGATGATCAGCTTTGCCATCGCGTAGCCCGGTGCCGACTTGCCGCCAAAGATAAACGTGCGCGGCACAATCTCAAGATCCGGCTGGCGCTTGAGGCGGTTGTAGAGGGTGACGATAAAAAAGGCCAGCAGAAGCTGGCGCTTGTACTCGTGGAAGCGCTTGACCTGGATATCGAAGAGCGAATCGGGATCGACCTCGATCTGGTTAAACTGCAGGATGTATTCGGCCAGGTCGCGCTTGTTGTCGTCTTTGATCTGCTGCCAGGCGCTGCGAAAGGCCGGATCGGCGACAAGCGATTCGATGCGGCCAATCTGATCGAGGTCTTTGAGCCAGTCCTGGCCGATGCGCTCACTCAAGAGCAGCGCCAGCTTTGGGTTGCTGAGGAGCAAAAAGCGGCGGGGGGTGACGCCGTTGGTGACGTTGGTAAATTTTTCGGGCCAGAGGGCGTAAAAGTCGGCGAGCACGTCTTTTTTGAGCAGTTCGGTGTGCAGTTGGGCGACACCGTTGATCGCGTGGCTGCCGACGCAGGCAAGGTTGGCCATGCGCACCTGCTTTTGGGAACCTTCTTGAATGAGCGAGAGGCGGGCTATGCGGCCCTCGTCTTCGGGAAAGCGCTCGCGCACCTCGTCTAAAAAGCGGCGGTTGATCTCGTAGATGATCTCCAGATGGCGCGGCAACAGATTGCCAAACAGCGCCACCGGCCAGCGCTCCAGCGCCTCGGACAGCAGCGTGTGGTTGGTGTAGGCAAAGACGCGCCGGGTGATCTGCCAGGCTTTGTCCCAGCCCACCAGGTACTCGTCTACCAGAAGGCGCATCAGCTCGGCGATGCCGATGGAGGGGTGGGTGTCGTTGATCTGCAGGGTGACTTTGTCGGCAAAGCTCTCGAAGTCGGAGTGGTACGAGAGGTAGCGCCGGATGATGTCCTGCAGCGAACAACTGACGAAGAAGTACTGCTGTTCGAGGCGCAACTCCCGGCCCTGGTAGGTGTTGTCGTTGGGATAGAGCACCTTGGTGATGTTCTCGGAGTAGGTCTTGTCGGCCACCGCCCGCGCAAAATCGCCGGAGTCGAAGACCTGGAAGTTAAAGTCCTCGGTGGCCCGCGCGCTCCAGAGGCGCAGGGTGTTGACGGTGTCGTTGCGGTAGCCCGGCACCGGGTAATCGTAGGGGGTGCCCAGCACCGAGCGATCGTTGACCCAGCTCACCCGGTACTGGCCTGCCGGGTCGATGTAGCCCTCGGTGTGACCGCCAAATTTGACTTCGACTAAGTACTCCGGCCTCGGGATCTCCCAGGGGTTGCCGTAGCGCAACCAGCGATCCGGCTGTTCGACCTGCCAGCCGTCGCGGATGCTCTGGGCAAAGATGCCAAATTCGTAGCGGATGCCGTAGCCGATGGCCGGGATCTCAAGGGAGGCGAGCGAATCCATGAAGCAGGCGGCCAATCTACCCAGACCGCCGTTGCCCAGTCCCGGCTCGATCTCCTGCTCCATCAGATCGCGC harbors:
- a CDS encoding ROK family protein, translated to MAEQSTFPRTLAVDIGGSGIKALVLAADGSPLTERVREATPRPAPPEAVVAIIQKLSKALGPFERVSVGFPGVVRNGRTLTAHLHPDWIGFQFDAVLAQTLGKPVRVANDADVQGLGTIAGRGVELVITLGTGLGSSLFADGRLFPNLQLAHQPFLEGKTYEQHLGNPALQVKGKKKWNQALALALTNFEALFGFDACYIGGGNALYVKLDLPPHIQISSNINGLLGGIALWRDSVDEAR
- the gloB gene encoding hydroxyacylglutathione hydrolase translates to MQVERIRALKDNYIFLLSDAATGTAAVVDPAEVAPVLRALERRGLRLVAIFNTHHHGDHVGGNHELLQAFPELQIYGSAQDRGRIPGQNVELADGDTVHFAGEPGRVLFVPGHTLGHIAYYFERSGDLFCGDTLFAGGCGRLFEGTAAQMQHSLARLASLPESTRVWCAHEYTLGNLRFAHSVEPGNAALAERLAAVEHLRRREEATIPSTIGLELSTNPFLRWQSPELQRCTGQHSPVALFAKLRSLKDRYLYL
- the grxD gene encoding Grx4 family monothiol glutaredoxin, encoding MSQSVQEKIDSLVKNNKVLIFMKGTPQFPQCGFSAASVQILSSLGYPFEAVNVLEDFEIRQGVKEYANWPTIPQVYVDGEFIGGCDILIEMHNRGELKPLVEQAFAGEAVK
- a CDS encoding BolA family protein, producing the protein MITAEQIKKVLEERLAASCVSVEDRTRFHAGHAGSNGGGHYDVTVVSERFAGLSMLRQHRLVYEALAGEMGLSIHALALTTLTPEQWRSRQLST
- a CDS encoding glycogen/starch/alpha-glucan phosphorylase encodes the protein MSSDYQSVWRKRATQHAALPTDYQKHPHRTSEAAVQIEDDRTGMNVETLRRAFLDNLYYIQGKDLQLATPYDLYMALSYTVRDRLLQRWLHTQEVYLQQDVRSVCYLSAEYLLGRQLGNALINVGLYEQARAFLKEMNLDLRDLMEQEIEPGLGNGGLGRLAACFMDSLASLEIPAIGYGIRYEFGIFAQSIRDGWQVEQPDRWLRYGNPWEIPRPEYLVEVKFGGHTEGYIDPAGQYRVSWVNDRSVLGTPYDYPVPGYRNDTVNTLRLWSARATEDFNFQVFDSGDFARAVADKTYSENITKVLYPNDNTYQGRELRLEQQYFFVSCSLQDIIRRYLSYHSDFESFADKVTLQINDTHPSIGIAELMRLLVDEYLVGWDKAWQITRRVFAYTNHTLLSEALERWPVALFGNLLPRHLEIIYEINRRFLDEVRERFPEDEGRIARLSLIQEGSQKQVRMANLACVGSHAINGVAQLHTELLKKDVLADFYALWPEKFTNVTNGVTPRRFLLLSNPKLALLLSERIGQDWLKDLDQIGRIESLVADPAFRSAWQQIKDDNKRDLAEYILQFNQIEVDPDSLFDIQVKRFHEYKRQLLLAFFIVTLYNRLKRQPDLEIVPRTFIFGGKSAPGYAMAKLIIKFINSVARVVNSDPQVSRHLKVVFLANYNVSLAQRIYPACDLSEQISTAGKEASGTSNMKFALNGALTIGTLDGANIEIREKVGPDNFFLFGLTAQQVYDLKARGYNPRDYYDSNAELREVVDRISAGGFSGGDTNLFRPLLDSLLYRDDYLVFADYQAYIDCQEQVSQAFRDRERWLTMSILNSARMGYFSSDRSIREYSRNIWQSEPVPVEPESPAIRPAAE